The Gammaproteobacteria bacterium DNA window ACGCCGGTCGGAACCGCGATCAGCATGGTGGTGAACATGAAGAACACCTCGCCTGCGAACGGCATGCCGACGGTGAACATGTGGTGGGCCCAGACGATGAACGACAGGAACGCAATGGCGGCGATGGCGTAGACCATCGCTTCGTAACCGAACAGGCGCTTGCGAGCGAAGGTCGGCAGGATCTCCGACACCACGCCGAAGGCCGGCAGGATCATGATGTAGACCTCGGGGTGACCGAAGAACCAGAAGATGTGCTGGAACATCACCGGGTCACCACCGCCTGCGGCGGTGAAGAAGCTGGTACCGAAGTAACGGTCGGTAATCAGCATGGTCACGGCACCCGCGAGCACCGGCATCACGGCGATCAGCAAGTAGGCAGTGATCAGCCAGGACCAGACGAAGATCGGCATCTTCAGCAGGGTCATGCCCGGTGCGCGCATGTTCAGGATGGTCGCGATCACGTTGATCGAACCCATGATGGAAGACAGACCCATCAAGTGGACCGACAGCATCGCGAACGGGAAGGCATCACCGGTCTGCAACACCAGCGGCGGGTACAGCGTCCAGCCACCGGCCGGCGCGCCACCTTCGGCGAACAGGGTCGACAGCAGCAGACCGAAGGCCACCGGCAGGATCCAGAAGGACCAGTTGTTCATGCGCGGCAGCGCCATGTCCGGCGCGCCGATCATCAGCGGGATCATCCAGTTGGCAAAACCCACCCAGGCCGGCATCACCGCACCGAACACCATGATAAGTGCGTGCATGGTGGTCATGGAGTTGAAGAAACCCGGGTCGACCCACTGCAGGCCCGGCTGGAACAGTTCGAGACGAATCACCATCGCCATCGCGCCGCCGGTAAAGAACATCAGCAGCGAGAAGATCAGGTACATCGTGCCGATGTCCTTGTGATTGGTCGTGAACAACCAGCGCTTCAGGCCAGTCGGCCCGTGGTGATCGTGGTCGTGATCGTGGAGTGCTTCAGCAGTCGTGCTCATAGCTCTTGTCCTCGACGCCGCGCTCAGCGCGCAGCCTTGATGTCAGACGGTGTGACGAGATCGCCGGTATTGTTGCCCCAGGCGTTGCGCTCGTAGGTCACGATCGCAGCAATGTCCTCGTCGGAAAGGTTGCCGAAGGCGGCCATGGCCGTGCCGGCCTTGCCGTTCAGCACGATGTCGATGTGGGCAGCGACGTCGTCAGTGACCATCGCCGAGCCTTTCAGCGCCGGGAAACCGGCGGCCGGCATGCCCTCGCCATTGGCCTGGTGGCAGGCGCCACAGCTGGTCACGTAAGCCGCTTCACCGCGCTGCATGGCGACATCCATGGTCCATTCCTCGACAGCAGCCTCGGACTGGCTGTCGGCAATCGGCTCCCTGGCATCGGCGGCAGCGGCCTCTTCAAGCGCCTCGTCACCATCGACCACGTCCTTGATCTCGGACGCCGTCTTCGGCTCCAGGCCGGCAGCGATGCGCTGCTCGTTGACCCACTCGGCATATTCTTCCTGGGTCACGGCCTCGACCACGATCGGCATGAAGCCATGGTCACGGCCACACAGCTCGGTGCACTGGCCGCGGTAGACGCCTTCCTTGCCTTCCTCGACGTTGAACCAGAGCTCGT harbors:
- the ctaD gene encoding cytochrome c oxidase subunit I — protein: MSTTAEALHDHDHDHHGPTGLKRWLFTTNHKDIGTMYLIFSLLMFFTGGAMAMVIRLELFQPGLQWVDPGFFNSMTTMHALIMVFGAVMPAWVGFANWMIPLMIGAPDMALPRMNNWSFWILPVAFGLLLSTLFAEGGAPAGGWTLYPPLVLQTGDAFPFAMLSVHLMGLSSIMGSINVIATILNMRAPGMTLLKMPIFVWSWLITAYLLIAVMPVLAGAVTMLITDRYFGTSFFTAAGGGDPVMFQHIFWFFGHPEVYIMILPAFGVVSEILPTFARKRLFGYEAMVYAIAAIAFLSFIVWAHHMFTVGMPFAGEVFFMFTTMLIAVPTGVKVFNWVATMWKGAMTFETPMLFTLAFVFLFTIGGFSGLMLAIAPADFQYHDTYFVVAHFHYVLVPGAVFALMAATYYWLPKWTGNMVNETLGKTHFWLSAVSVNVLFFPQHFLGLAGMPRRIPDYSTQFADFNWWSSMGGFAFGLSQLMFVYVIIHTVKGGAGKAPAAPYEGSYSLEWRVASPAPHHTWEEAPVIADDDHKVHS